Proteins encoded in a region of the Takifugu flavidus isolate HTHZ2018 chromosome 8, ASM371156v2, whole genome shotgun sequence genome:
- the LOC130530695 gene encoding CMRF35-like molecule 3 isoform X3: MRISDFFCGPVLCVFWLPVGTDPARLSAPEEVTAALGGSLTVSCRYADTYRDHTKYWCKGKTYELCHIVVKTPRNRPSSRAFIEDYKQKGFFTVTMTSLEERDEDQYCDDEEHKHTNSVSTGDTMLVASSTLDPLYFTVVLFDIDTHL, encoded by the exons ATGAGGATCTCGGACTTCTTCTGTG GTCCAGTcttgtgtgtgttctggctTCCAGTGGGCACGGACCCCGCTCGTCTGTCCGCTCCAGAGGAAGTAACAGCAGCGTTAGGAGGATCTCTCACCGTCTCCTGCCGGTACGCTGACACCTACCGGGACCACACCAAGTACTGGTGCAAAGGGAAGACGTACGAACTGTGCCACATCGTGGTGAAAACGCCGAGGAACCGACCGAGTAGCAGAGCCTTCATTGAGGACTATAAGCAGAAGGGCTTCTTCACCGTCACCATGACGTCTCTGGAGGAACGTGATGAGGACCAGTACTG tgacGACGAGGAGCACAAGCACACTAACTCCGTCAGCACCGGTGACACAATG TTGGTGGCCAGTTCTACGTTGGATCCTCTTTATTTTACTGTTGTGCTGTTTGATATCGACACACATCTTTGA
- the LOC130530695 gene encoding CMRF35-like molecule 3 isoform X1, translating into MRISDFFCGPVLCVFWLPVGTDPARLSAPEEVTAALGGSLTVSCRYADTYRDHTKYWCKGKTYELCHIVVKTPRNRPSSRAFIEDYKQKGFFTVTMTSLEERDEDQYWCVISTSWRNVHTGVRVRISHAVTTRSTSTLTPSAPVTQCSWWPVLRWILFILLLCCLISTHIFEWRITPSKTALNEELQGQIPSVYGGS; encoded by the exons ATGAGGATCTCGGACTTCTTCTGTG GTCCAGTcttgtgtgtgttctggctTCCAGTGGGCACGGACCCCGCTCGTCTGTCCGCTCCAGAGGAAGTAACAGCAGCGTTAGGAGGATCTCTCACCGTCTCCTGCCGGTACGCTGACACCTACCGGGACCACACCAAGTACTGGTGCAAAGGGAAGACGTACGAACTGTGCCACATCGTGGTGAAAACGCCGAGGAACCGACCGAGTAGCAGAGCCTTCATTGAGGACTATAAGCAGAAGGGCTTCTTCACCGTCACCATGACGTCTCTGGAGGAACGTGATGAGGACCAGTACTGGTGTGTCATCTCCACATCTTGGAGGAACGTCCACACCGGTGTCAGAGTCAGGATCTCCCACGCAG tgacGACGAGGAGCACAAGCACACTAACTCCGTCAGCACCGGTGACACAATG TAGTTGGTGGCCAGTTCTACGTTGGATCCTCTTTATTTTACTGTTGTGCTGTTTGATATCGACACACATCTTTGAATGGAGGATAACACCTTCCAAAACGGCACTAAATGAAGAGCTACAAGGACAAATCCCTAGTGTTTATGGCGGATCCTGA
- the LOC130530695 gene encoding CMRF35-like molecule 3 isoform X4: protein MRISDFFCGPVLCVFWLPVGTDPARLSAPEEVTAALGGSLTVSCRYADTYRDHTKYWCKGKTYELCHIVVKTPRNRPSSRAFIEDYKQKGFFTVTMTSLEERDEDQYCDDEEHKHTNSVSTGDTM, encoded by the exons ATGAGGATCTCGGACTTCTTCTGTG GTCCAGTcttgtgtgtgttctggctTCCAGTGGGCACGGACCCCGCTCGTCTGTCCGCTCCAGAGGAAGTAACAGCAGCGTTAGGAGGATCTCTCACCGTCTCCTGCCGGTACGCTGACACCTACCGGGACCACACCAAGTACTGGTGCAAAGGGAAGACGTACGAACTGTGCCACATCGTGGTGAAAACGCCGAGGAACCGACCGAGTAGCAGAGCCTTCATTGAGGACTATAAGCAGAAGGGCTTCTTCACCGTCACCATGACGTCTCTGGAGGAACGTGATGAGGACCAGTACTG tgacGACGAGGAGCACAAGCACACTAACTCCGTCAGCACCGGTGACACAATG TAG
- the LOC130530695 gene encoding CMRF35-like molecule 3 isoform X2, translated as MRISDFFCGPVLCVFWLPVGTDPARLSAPEEVTAALGGSLTVSCRYADTYRDHTKYWCKGKTYELCHIVVKTPRNRPSSRAFIEDYKQKGFFTVTMTSLEERDEDQYWCVISTSWRNVHTGVRVRISHAVTTRSTSTLTPSAPVTQCWWPVLRWILFILLLCCLISTHIFEWRITPSKTALNEELQGQIPSVYGGS; from the exons ATGAGGATCTCGGACTTCTTCTGTG GTCCAGTcttgtgtgtgttctggctTCCAGTGGGCACGGACCCCGCTCGTCTGTCCGCTCCAGAGGAAGTAACAGCAGCGTTAGGAGGATCTCTCACCGTCTCCTGCCGGTACGCTGACACCTACCGGGACCACACCAAGTACTGGTGCAAAGGGAAGACGTACGAACTGTGCCACATCGTGGTGAAAACGCCGAGGAACCGACCGAGTAGCAGAGCCTTCATTGAGGACTATAAGCAGAAGGGCTTCTTCACCGTCACCATGACGTCTCTGGAGGAACGTGATGAGGACCAGTACTGGTGTGTCATCTCCACATCTTGGAGGAACGTCCACACCGGTGTCAGAGTCAGGATCTCCCACGCAG tgacGACGAGGAGCACAAGCACACTAACTCCGTCAGCACCGGTGACACAATG TTGGTGGCCAGTTCTACGTTGGATCCTCTTTATTTTACTGTTGTGCTGTTTGATATCGACACACATCTTTGAATGGAGGATAACACCTTCCAAAACGGCACTAAATGAAGAGCTACAAGGACAAATCCCTAGTGTTTATGGCGGATCCTGA